Proteins found in one Desertifilum tharense IPPAS B-1220 genomic segment:
- the lipB gene encoding lipoyl(octanoyl) transferase LipB — protein MISTDPLLNSPARPQRLCCLINQGIVPYLQAWEWQKQWVSERRDNPQLTDLLLLLEHPPVYTLGRGSTLDFLKFNPTSEPYEVHRIERGGEVTYHCPGQLVGYPILNLHYYQQDLHWYLRQLEETLIQALAAFNLKGDRIEGLTGVWVEGHKVAAIGIKVSRWITMHGFALNVSPDLKGFAKIVPCGIPDKPVGSLEQFIPGIKIDQVRLEIATAFATVFKVQLRELEQINMGASLLDIKLS, from the coding sequence ATGATTTCTACTGATCCCCTCCTAAACTCCCCCGCACGTCCTCAGCGTCTCTGTTGCCTTATCAATCAAGGGATCGTTCCCTACTTGCAAGCCTGGGAATGGCAAAAGCAATGGGTGAGCGAACGGCGCGATAACCCCCAACTGACAGACCTTTTGCTGCTTTTAGAACATCCCCCCGTTTATACCCTCGGACGCGGGTCAACTTTAGATTTTCTTAAGTTTAATCCCACCTCAGAACCGTACGAAGTTCACCGGATTGAGCGCGGGGGCGAAGTCACCTACCATTGTCCCGGTCAGCTTGTGGGGTATCCCATCCTGAATCTGCACTATTATCAACAAGACTTACACTGGTACCTGCGCCAGCTTGAAGAAACCCTTATCCAAGCGCTAGCGGCCTTTAACCTCAAAGGCGATCGCATCGAAGGCCTAACAGGAGTATGGGTAGAAGGACATAAAGTCGCCGCCATTGGCATCAAAGTCAGTCGTTGGATTACCATGCATGGGTTCGCCTTAAATGTATCTCCAGACTTAAAAGGTTTTGCCAAAATAGTCCCCTGTGGCATTCCGGATAAACCCGTAGGCAGTTTAGAGCAATTTATCCCAGGCATTAAGATAGACCAAGTACGTCTGGAGATAGCCACTGCCTTTGCGACAGTTTTCAAGGTGCAGCTTCGAGAGCTAGAACAGATAAACATGGGTGCATCACTTTTAGACATCAAGTTGTCATAA